From Amia ocellicauda isolate fAmiCal2 chromosome 12, fAmiCal2.hap1, whole genome shotgun sequence, a single genomic window includes:
- the cabp2a gene encoding calcium-binding protein 2a isoform X2: MCITQCLFVCEFVWVYNSMCICVGVCVCVCVKGAVSLETGGALSAMLGGALAAAGEPQQPQDCERAAGAAGTEDDCESDREFGEPLCSLVQNCTMLHNIVGPACIFLRQGFAQAQLDRDLRPEEIEELKEAFKEFDKDRDGYISCKDLGECMRTMGYMPTEMELIELSQQICGGRVDFEDFVELMGPKMLAETADMIGVKELRDAFREFDSNGDGQISTAELREAMKKLLGQQLNPREIDEILRDVDLNGDGLVDFEEFVRMMSR, from the exons atgtgtataaCTCAATGTCTGTTTGTATGTGAATTTGTGTGGGTGTATAACtcaatgtgtatatgtgtgggtgtgtgtgtatgtgtgtgtgtgaagggtgCGGTGTCTCTGGAGACGGGAGGGGCTCTGTCGGCCATGTTGGGGGGGGCACTGGCCGCAGCAGGGGAGCCCCAGCAACCCCAGGACTGCGAGCGGGCGGCGGGGGCCGCAGGCACAGAGGACGATTGTGAGAGCGATCGGGAGTTCGGGGAGCCCTTGTGCTCGCTGGTCCAGAACTGCACCATGCTGCACAACATCGTGGGGCCGGCCTGCATCTTCCTCAGGCAGGGCTTCGCACAGGCCCAGCTC GACAGGGACCTCAGACCAGAGGAGATTGAAG agCTGAAAGAGGCCTTTAAGGAGTTTGACAAGGATAGAGATGGCTATATCAGCTGTAAGGACCTGGGCGAGTGCATGAGGACCATGGGCTACATGCCCACTGAGATGGAGCTGATCGAGCTCAGCCAGCAGATCT gtggagGAAGGGTGGACTTTGAAGACTTTGTGGAACTGATGGGTCCCAAGATGCTGGCAGAGACAGCAGACATGATCGGAGTGAAGGAGCTGAGAGACGCCTTCCGAGAG TTTGACAGTAATGGTGATGGTCAGATCAGCACGGCTGAGCTCAGGGAGGCCATGAAGAAGCTGCTTGGGCAACAGTTGAACCCCCGAGAGATCGACGAGATCCTGAGAGACGTGGATCTGAATGGAGACGGGCTGGTGGACTTCGAag AGTTTGTCAGGATGATGTCTCGCTGA